The following coding sequences lie in one Meles meles chromosome X, mMelMel3.1 paternal haplotype, whole genome shotgun sequence genomic window:
- the FLNA gene encoding filamin-A isoform X2 — protein sequence MSSSHSRAGQSAAGAAPGSGADTRDAEMPATEKDLAEDAPWKKIQQNTFTRWCNEHLKCVSKRIANLQTDLSDGLRLIALLEVLSQKKMHRKHNQRPTFRQMQLENVSVALEFLDRESIKLVSIDSKAIVDGNLKLILGLIWTLILHYSISMPMWDEEEDEEAKKQTPKQRLLGWIQNKLPQLPITNFSRDWQSGRALGALVDSCAPGLCPDWDSWDASKPVNNAREAMQQADDWLGIPQVITPEEIVDPNVDEHSVMTYLSQFPKAKLKPGAPLRPKLNPKKARAYGPGIEPTGNMVKKRAEFTVETRSAGQGEVLVYVEDPAGHQEEAKVTANNDKNRTFSVWYVPEVTGTHKVTVLFAGQHIAKSPFEVYVDKSQGDASKVTAQGPGLEPSGNIANKTTYFEIFTAGAGTGEVEVVIQDPTGQKGTVEPQLEARGDSTYRCSYQPTMEGVHTVHVTFAGVPIPRSPYTVTVGQACNPGACRAVGRGLQPKGVRVKETADFKVYTKGAGSGELKVTVKGPKGEERVKQKDLGDGVYGFEYYPMVPGMYTVTITWGGQNIGRSPFEVKVGTECGNQKVRAWGPGLEGGVVGKSADFVVEAIGDDVGTLGFSVEGPSQAKIECDDKGDGSCDVRYWPQEAGEYAVHVLCNSEDIRLSPFMADIREAPQDFHPDRVKARGPGLEKTGVAVNKLAEFTVDAKHGGKGALRVQVQDNEGCPVEAAVKDNGNGTYSCSYVPRKPVKHTAMVSWGGVSIPNSPFRVNVGAGSHPNKVKVYGPGVAKTGLKAHEPTYFTVDCTEAGQGDVSIGIKCAPGVVGPTEADIDFDIIRNDNDTFTVKYTPRGAGSYTIMVLFADQATPTSPIRVKVEPSHDASKVKAEGPGLGRTGVELGKPTHFTVNAKAAGKGKLDVQFSGLAKGDAVRDVDIIDHHDNTYAVKYTPVQQGPVGINVTYGGDPIPKSPFSVGVSPSLDLSKIKVSGLGEKVDVGKDQEFTVKSKGAGGQGKVASKITGPSGTAVPCKVEPGLGADNSVVRFVPREEGPYEVEVTYDGVPVPGSPFAVEALPPTKPSKVKAFGPGLQGGSAGSPARFTIDTKGAGVGGLGLTVEGPCEAQLECLDNGDGTCSVSYVPTEPGDYNINILFADTHIPGSPFKAHVVPCFDASKVKCSGPGLERATAGEAGQFHVDCSSAGSAELTIEICSEAGLPAEVHIQDHGDGTHTITYIPLCPGAYTVTIKYGGQPVPNFPSKLQVEPAVDTAGIQCYGPGVEGQGVFREATTEFSVDARALTQTGGPHVKARVANPSGSLTETYVRDRGDGTYVVEYTPYEDGLHSVDVTYDGSPVPSSPFQVPVTEGCDPSRVRVHGPGIQSGTTNKPNKFTVETRGAGTGGLGLAVEGPSEAKMSCMDNKDGSCSVEYIPYEAGTYSLNVTYGGHQVPGSPFKVPVHDVTDASKVKCSGPGLSPGMVRANLPQSFQVDTSKAGVAPLQVKVQGPKGLVEPVDVVDNADGTQTVNYVPSREGPYSISVLYGEEEVPRSPFKVKVLPTHDASKVKASGPGLNTTGVPASLPVEFTIDAKDAGEGLLAVQITDPEGKPKKTHIQDNHDGTYTVAYVPDVTGRYTILIKYGGDEIPFSPYRVRAVPTGDASKCTVTGAGIGPTIQIGEETVITVDTKAAGKGKVTCTVCTPDGSEADVDVVENEDGTFDIFYTAPQPGKYVICVRFGGEHVPNSPFQVTALAGDQPTAQPPLRPQQLAPPYTYAQGGQQTWAPERPLMGVNGLDVTSLRPFDLVIPFTIKKGEITGEVRMPSGKVAQPAITDNKDGTVTVRYAPSEAGLHEMDIRYDDMHIPGSPLQFYVDYVNCGHVTAYGPGLTHGVVNKPAVFTVNTKDAGEGGLSLAIEGPSKAEISCTDNQDGTCSVSYLPVLPGDYSILVKYNEQHIPGSPFTARVTGDDSMRMSHLKVGSAADIPINISETDLSLLTATVVPPSGREEPCLLKRLRNGHVGISFVPKETGEHLVHVKKNGQHVASSPIPVVISQSEIGDASRVRVSGQGLHEGRTFEPAEFIIDTRDAGYGGLSLSIEGPSKVDINTEDLEDGTCRVTYCPTEPGNYIINIKFADQHVPGSPFSVKVTGEGRVKESITRRRRAPSVANVGSHCDLSLKIPEISIQDMTAQVTSPSGKSHEAEIVEGENHTYCIRFVPAEMGVHTVSVKYKGQHVPGSPFQFTVGPLGEGGAHKVRAGGPGLERAEAGVPAEFSIWTREAGAGGLAIAVEGPSKAEISFEDRKDGSCGVAYVVQEPGDYEVSVKFNEEHIPDSPFVVPVASPSGDARRLTVSSLQESGLKVNQPASFAVSLNGAKGAIDAKVHSPSGALEECYVTEIDQDKYAVRFIPRENGVYLIDVKFNGTHIPGSPFKIRVGEPGHGGDPGLVSAYGAGLEGGVTGSPAEFIVNTSNAGAGALSVTIDGPSKVKMDCQECPEGYRVTYTPMAPGSYLISIKYGGPYHIGGSPFKAKVTGPRLVSNHSLHETSSVFVDSLTKAAVAPQHGAPGAGSTDASKVLAKGLGLSKAYVGQKSSFTVDCSKAGNNMLLVGVHGPRTPCEEILVKHVGSRLYSVSYLLKDKGEYTLVVKWGDEHVPGSPYRVLVP from the exons ATGAGTAGCTCCCACTCCCGGGCGGGCCAGAGCGCGGCAGGCGCGGCTCCGGGCAGCGGTGCTGACACGCGAGACGCCGAGATGCCAGCCACCGAGAAGGACCTGGCAGAGGACGCACCGTGGAAGAAGATCCAGCAGAATACGTTCACGCGCTGGTGCAACGAGCACCTGAAGTGCGTGAGCAAGCGCATCGCCAATCTGCAGACGGACCTGAGCGATGGGCTGCGGCTCATCGCGCTACTGGAGGTGCTCAGCCAGAAGAAGATGCACCGCAAGCACAACCAGAGGCCCACCTTCCGCCAGATGCAGCTCGAGAACGTGTCCGTGGCGCTCGAGTTCCTGGACCGCGAGAGCATCAAGCTCGTGTCCATCG ACAGCAAGGCTATCGTGGACGGGAACCTGAAGCTGATCTTGGGCCTCATCTGGACCCTGATCCTGCACTACTCCATCTCCATGCCCATGTGGGacgaggaggaggatgaggaagcCAAGAAGCAGACGCCGAAGCAGCGGCTCCTGGGCTGGATTCAGAATAAGCTGCCGCAGCTGCCCATCACCAACTTCAGCCGGGACTGGCAGAGCGGCAGGGCCCTGGGCGCCCTCGTGGACAGCTGTGCCCcag GCCTATGTCCTGACTGGGACTCGTGGGACGCCAGCAAGCCTGTGAACAACGCAAGGGAGGCTATGCAGCAGGCTGACGACTGGCTGGGCATCCCTCAG GTGATCACACCCGAGGAAATCGTGGACCCCAACGTGGATGAGCACTCCGTCATGACGTACCTGTCCCAGTTCCCCAAGGCCAAGCTGAAGCCGGGAGCCCCCCTGCGGCCCAAACTGAACCCCAAGAAAGCCCGAGCCTACGGGCCAG GCATCGAGCCCACAGGCAACATGGTGAAGAAGCGCGCAGAGTTCACGGTGGAGACCAGAAGCGCCGGCCAGGGGGAGGTGCTGGTGTACGTGGAAGACCCGGCCGGCCACCAGGAGGAG GCAAAGGTGACCGCCAATAATGACAAGAACCGTACCTTCTCTGTGTGGTACGTGCCCGAGGTGACTGGGACTCACAAG GTCACCGTGCTCTTTGCCGGCCAGCATATCGCCAAGAGTCCCTTCGAGGTGTATGTGGACAAGTCCCAGGGCGATGCGAGCAAAGTGACCGCCCAGGGCCCTGGCCTGGAGCCCAGTGGCAACATCGCCAATAAGACCACCTACTTTGAGATATTCACGGCAG GAGCCGGCACGGGGGAGGTGGAGGTCGTGATCCAGGACCCTACAGGACAGAAGGGCACTGTGGAGCCGCAGCTGGAGGCCCGGGGCGACAGCACGTACCGCTGCAGCTACCAGCCCACTATGGAGGGGGTCCACACGGTGCACGTCACCTTCGCTGGCGTGCCCATCCCTCGCAGCCCCTACACTGTCACTGTCGGCCAAG CCTGTAACCCAGGTGCCTGCCGTGCCGTTGGCCGGGGCCTCCAGCCCAAGGGGGTGCGGGTGAAGGAGACCGCGGACTTCAAGGTGTACACAAAGGGTGCCGGCAGTGGGGAGCTGAAGGTCACTGTGAAGGGTCCCA AGGGCGAGGAGCGTGTGAAGCAGAAGGACCTGGGGGACGGCGTCTATGGCTTCGAGTATTACCCTATGGTCCCCGGCATGTACACTGTCACCATCACGTGGGGTGGCCAGAACATCGGGCGCAG tcccTTTGAGGTGAAGGTGGGCACGGAGTGTGGCAATCAGAAGGTGCGGGCCTGGGGCCCCGGGCTGGAAGGTGGCGTTGTTGGCAAGTCCGCCGACTTCGTGGTGGAGGCCATCGGGGACGATGTCGGCACCTTGG GCTTCTCGGTGGAGGGCCCATCACAGGCCAAGATCGAATGTGACGACAAGGGTGACGGCTCCTGTGACGTGCGCTACTGGCCGCAGGAGGCCGGCGAGTACGCCGTGCACGTCCTGTGCAACAGCGAGGACATCCGCCTCAGCCCCTTCATGGCTGACATCCGCGAGGCACCCCAGGACTTCCACCCGGACAGG GTGAAGGCGCGCGGACCCGGACTGGAGAAGACGGGTGTGGCCGTCAACAAGCTGGCCGAGTTCACGGTGGACGCCAAGCACGGGGGGAAGGGCGCGCTCCGGGTCCAAGTCCAG GACAACGAGGGATGCCCTGTGGAGGCAGCGGTCAAGGACAACGGCAATGGCACTTACAGCTGCTCTTACGTGCCCAGGAAGCCCGTGAAGCATACGGCCATGGTGTCCTGGGGCGGCGTCAGCATTCCCAACAGCCCCTTCCGG GTAAATGTGGGAGCCGGGAGCCACCCAAACAAGGTCAAGGTGTATGGCCCGGGAGTGGCCAAGACCGGGCTCAAGGCTCATGAGCCAACCTACTTCACCGTGGACTGCACGGAGGCTGGCCAGG GTGATGTGAGCATCGGCATCAAGTGCGCCCCTGGCGTGGTGGGCCCCACTGAGGCCGACATTGACTTTGACATCATCCGGAATGACAATGACACCTTCACGGTGAAGTACACGCCCCGCGGAGCCGGGAGCTACACCATCATGGTCCTCTTTGCGGACCAG GCCACACCAACCAGCCCCATCCGGGTCAAGGTGGAGCCCTCCCATGATGCCAGCAAGGTGAAGGCCGAGGGCCCTGGCCTCGGTCGCACTG GTGTTGAGCTTGGCAAACCCACCCACTTCACGGTCAACGCCAAAGCTGCTGGCAAAGGCAAGCTGGATGTCCAGTTCTCAGGGCTGGCCAAGGGGGACGCAGTGCGTGATGTGGACATCATCGACCACCATGACAACACCTACGCGGTCAAGTACACTCCCGTGCAGCAG GGTCCAGTGGGCATCAATGTCACTTATGGAGGGGATCCCATCCCCAAGAGCCCCTTTTCGGTGGGGGTGTCTCCAAGCCTAGACCTCAGCAAGATCAAGGTGTCTGGCCTGGGAGAGA AAGTGGACGTCGGCAAAGACCAGGAGTTCACGGTCAAATCGAAGGGTGCTGGTGGCCAAGGCAAAGTGGCGTCCAAGATCACGGGCCCCTCgggcacagcggtgccctgcaaGGTGGAGCCGGGCCTGGGGGCCGACAACAGCGTGGTACGCTTTGTGCCCCGAGAGGAGGGGCCCTATGAGGTCGAGGTGACGTACGACGGTGTGCCTGTGCCCGGCAGCCCCTTTGCTGTGgaagccctgccccccaccaaacCTAGCAAG GTGAAGGCGTTTGGGCCCGGGCTGCAGGGGGGCAGTGCAGGTTCCCCTGCCCGCTTCACCATCGACACCAAGGGTGCCGGTGTGGGTGGCCTGGGCCTGACCGTGGAGGGCCCCTGTGAGGCCCAGCTCGAGTGCCTAGACAACGGAGACGGCACGTGCTCCGTGTCCTACGTGCCCACCGAACCCGGGGACTACAACATCAACATCCTCTTCGCCGATACCCACATCCCCGGCTCCCCGTTCAAGGCCCACGTGGTTCCCTGCTTCGATGCATCCAAAGTCAAGTGCTCGGGCCCCGGGCTGGAGCGAGCCACGGCCGGGGAGGCGGGCCAGTTCCACGTAGACTGCTCGAGTGCGGGCAGTGCGGAGCTGACCATCGAGATCTGCTCAGAGGCGGGGCTGCCGGCCGAGGTGCACATCCAGGACCACGGCGACGGCACACACACCATCACCTACATCCCGCTCTGCCCTGGGGCCTACACCGTCACCATCAAGTACGGCGGCCAGCCTGTGCCCAACTTCCCCAGCAAGCTGCAGGTGGAGCCCGCCGTGGACACCGCAGGCATCCAGTGCTACGGGCCTGGGGTCGAGGGCCAAG GTGTCTTCCGAGAGGCCACCACGGAGTTCAGTGTGGACGCCCGGGCCCTGACCCAGACCGGAGGGCCGCACGTCAAGGCTCGCGTGGCCAACCCCTCGGGCAGCCTGACCGAGACCTACGTGCGGGACCGCGGTGATGGCACCTACGTAGTGGAGTACACGCCGTACGAGGACG GACTCCACTCTGTGGATGTGACCTATGACGGCAGCCCCGTGCCCAGCAGCCCATTCCAGGTGCCTGTGACCGAGGGCTGTGACCCTTCCCGAGTGCGTGTCCACGGGCCAGGGATCCAGAGCGGGACCACCAACAAGCCCAACAAGTTCACTGTAGAGACGAG GGGAGCCGGCACTGGGGGCCTGGGCCTGGCTGTAGAGGGCCCCTCCGAAGCCAAGATGTCCTGCATGGACAACAAGGACGGCAGCTGTTCGGTCGAATACATCCCATACGAGGCAGGCACCTACAGCCTTAATGTCACCTACGGGGGCCACCAAGTACCAG GCAGTCCTTTCAAGGTCCCTGTGCATGACGTGACAGACGCATCCAAGGTCAAGTGCTCTGGGCCTGGCCTGAGCCCTGGCATGGTCCGCGCCAACCTCCCTCAGTCCTTCCAGGTAGACACAAGCAAGGCTGGTGTGGCCCCGCTGCAAGTCAAAGTGCAGGGGCCCAAAG GCCTGGTGGAGCCCGTGGACGTTGTGGACAACGCTGATGGCACCCAGACTGTAAACTACGTGCCCAGCCGGGAGGGGCCCTACAGCATCTCGGTGCTGTACGGGGAGGAAGAGGTTCCCCGCAG CCCCTTCAAGGTCAAAGTGCTGCCTACGCATGATGCCAGCAAGGTGAAGGCCAGCGGCCCCGGGCTCAATACTACTGGTGTGCCCGCCAGCCTGCCTGTGGAGTTCACCATTGATGCGAAGGACGCGGGAGAGGGCCTGCTAGCCGTCCAGATCACG GACCCCGAGGGCAAGCCCAAGAAGACACACATCCAAGACAACCACGACGGCACATACACCGTGGCCTACGTGCCAGACGTGACGGGCCGCTACACCATCCTGATCAAGTACGGCGGCGACGAGATCCCCTTCTCCCCGTACCGCGTCCGGGCCGTGCCCACCGGGGACGCCAGCAAGTGCACCGTGACAG GTGCTGGCATCGGCCCCACCATCCAGATTGGGGAGGAGACGGTGATCACGGTCGACACCAAGGCAGCAGGCAAAGGCAAGGTGACCTGCACCGTGTGCACCCCCGACGGCTCGGAGGCGGACGTGGACGTGGTAGAGAATGAGGACGGCACCTTTGACATCTTCTACACAGCTCCCCAGCCGGGCAAATACGTCATCTGCGTGCGATTTGGTGGCGAGCACGTGCCCAACAGCCCTTTCCAAGTGACG GCTCTAGCCGGGGACCAGCCTACGGCGCAGCCCCCGCTTCGGCCTCAGCAACTGGCCCCACCTTACACCTACGCCCAGGGAGGCCAGCAGACCTGG GCCCCAGAGAGACCCCTAATGGGTGTCAATGGGTTGGACGTCACCAGCCTGAGGCCCTTCGACCTTGTCATCCCCTTCACCATCAAGAAAGGCGAGATCACAG GGGAGGTGAGGATGCCCTCGGGCAAGGTAGCGCAGCCGGCCATCACCGACAACAAGGACGGCACCGTGACCGTTCGCTACGCGCCCAGCGAAGCTGGCTTGCACGAGATGGACATCCGCTACGATGACATGCACATCCCAG GAAGCCCCCTGCAGTTCTACGTGGATTACGTCAACTGTGGCCACGTCACGGCCTACGGGCCTGGCCTCACGCACGGAGTGGTGAACAAGCCTGCCGTCTTCACCGTGAACACCAAGGACGCAGGAGAAG GGGGCTTGTCCCTGGCCATCGAGGGCCCATCGAAAGCAGAAATCAGCTGCACGGACAACCAAGACGGGACCTGCAGCGTCTCGTACCTGCCCGTGCTGCCCGGGGATTACAGCATCCTGGTCAAGTACAACGAGCAGCACATCCCAGGCAGCCCCTTCACCGCCAGGGTCACAG GTGACGACTCGATGCGCATGTCCCACCTGAAGGTGGGCTCTGCTGCTGACATCCCCATCAACATCTCGGAGACGGACCTCAGCCTGCTGACGGCCACGGTGGTGCCCCCATCCGGCCGGGAGGAGCCCTGCCTGCTGAAGCGACTGCGCAACGGCCACGTCG GGATCTCGTTCGTGCCCAAGGAGACAGGGGAGCACCTGGTGCATGTGAAGAAGAACGGCCAGCACGTGGCGAGCAGCCCCATCCCCGTGGTGATCAGCCAATCGGAGATCGGGGATGCCAGCCGCGTGCGGGTCTCGGGCCAGGGCCTCCATGAAGGCCGCACCTTTGAGCCCGCGGAGTTCATCATCGACACCCGTGATGCCG GCTACGGCGGGCTGAGCTTGTCCATCGAGGGCCCCAGCAAGGTGGACATCAACACAGAGGACCTAGAGGACGGCACGTGCAGGGTCACATACTGCCCCACAGAGCCCGGCAACTACATCATCAACATCAAGTTCGCTGACCAGCACGTGCCTG GCAGCCCCTTTTCCGTAAAGGTAACGGGAGAGGGCCGGGTGAAGGAGAGCATCACACGCCGGCGACGAGCCCCTTCAGTGGCCAACGTGGGCAGTCACTGCGACCTCAGCCTGAAGATCCCTG AAATTAGCATCCAGGACATGACCGCACAGGTCACCAGCCCATCAGGCAAGAGCCACGAGGCCGAGATTGTGGAAGGAGAGAACCATACCTACTGCATCCGCTTCGTGCCCGCCGAGATGGGCGTGCACACAGTCAGCGTCAAGTACAAGGGCCAGCACGTGCCTGGGAGCCCCTTCCAGTTCACCGTGGggcccctgggggaagggggagcccACAAAGTTCGTGCTGGAGGCCCTGGCCTGGAGAGGGCTGAAGCCGGTGTGCCAG CTGAATTTAGCATCTGGACCAGGGAAGCTGGTGCTGGGGGGCTGGCCATTGCCGTTGAGGGCCCCAGCAAGGCCGAGATCTCCTTCGAGGATCGCAAGGACGGCTCCTGTGGCGTGGCTTACGTGGTCCAGGAGCCAG GTGACTACGAAGTCTCGGTCAAGTTCAACGAGGAGCACATCCCTGACAGCCCCTTCGTAGTACCTGTGGCTTCTCCGTCTGGCGATGCCCGCCGCCTTACTGTTTCTAGTCTTCAG gagtcagggcTAAAGGTCAACCAGCCAGCCTCTTTTGCAGTCAGCCTGAACGGGGCCAAGGGGGCGATCGATGCAAAGGTGCACAGCCCCTCGGGAGCCCTGGAGGAGTGCTATGTCACAGAGATCGACCAAG ATAAGTATGCCGTGCGCTTTATCCCACGGGAGAACGGCGTCTACCTGATCGACGTCAAGTTCAACGGCACCCACATTCCTGGAAGCCCCTTCAAGATCCGCGTTGGGGAACCTGGGCATGGAGGGGACCCAGGCCTGGTGTCCGCCTATGGAGCCGGCCTGGAAGGTGGTGTCACAG GGAGCCCAGCTGAGTTTATCGTGAACACGAGCAACGCTGGAGCGGGGGCCCTGTCGGTAACCATCGACGGGCCCTCCAAGGTGAAGATGGATTGCCAGGAGTGCCCTGAGGGCTACCGTGTCACCTATACTCCCATGGCACCTGGCAGCTACCTCATCTCCATCAAGTACGGTGGCCCCTACCACATCGGGGGCAGCCCCTTCAAGGCCAAAGTCACAG GTCCCCGTCTTGTCAGCAACCACAGCCTGCACGAGACATCATCGGTGTTTGTGGACTCCCTGACCAAGGCTGCCGTTGCCCCCCAGCACGGGGCCCCGGGGGCAGGGTCCACGGATGCCAGCAAGGTGCTGGCCAAGGGCCTGGGGCTGAGCAAGGCCTACGTGGGCCAAAAGAGCAGCTTCACAGTAGACTGCAGCAAAGCAG GCAACAACATGCTGCTGGTGGGGGTGCACGGCCCCCGGACCCCCTGCGAGGAGATCCTGGTGAAGCACGTGGGCAGCCGGCTCTACAGCGTGTCTTACCTGCTCAAGGACAAGGGAGAGTACACGCTGGTGGTCAAGTGGGGTGACGAGCACGTCCCAGGCAGCCCCTACCGTGTCCTGGTCCCCTGA